DNA sequence from the Spirochaetota bacterium genome:
GTCGGGCTCATGAAATTGGATACGGCAAAAATCCCTTCGGATGTTGACGAAGCATATTTCACGTTCCGTCCTACATATTTTGATAAATCAGCGGGATACTCGATAAGCTTTCACCGAGTACTCACGCCGTGGGATGCAGCCGCAACTTGGACAAGACCAACGACCGCCGGCAATCCCTGGGACGGTATGAAGAGCAGTGTTGATTACGATCCGCAGCCCTTCGCGCAATACAGTGCCGATGCCGCAGTGAAGTCGCCGGCCTTTGCCGCCGGATTCGCCGCTGCGTTGAAAAAATGGGCGAGCGGTGAATGGGTGAACGATGGCTTTGTCATGATGATCAGCGGCGATGCGATACAGATGAACATGAGTACGGAAACGAATGCGAAAAAAAGCTCGACGCCCGGGCGGGCGGACTCCGTCGTGCTCGACGGGGCCACATCATATGCCCTTACGATCAATGATGCCATGATCAATAATCTGCTCATAGAACGCAAGGACCTTATCGATATGTCATTTATCCTGAAGATCGCATCCATCGATGGTGCTGTCGGGGACGCTGCTCTGGATCTTTTCCGGGTGACGCAGAATACCGATTCGCCGAAAAGCGCACTCGATGCGACTCCGTTCATATCGATTCCAGTGAAGTCGCTCGTGCATGGCGATAATTCCCTTTCGTTCACAAGCGCGGCGGTGCAATGGCTGAATGGTACGTGGGAGAATTACGGTTTCGTGATGAAAATACGTGCTGCAGGATCCGCGCCGCGGGTACGGGTAATGACCGCGGCGTACGATATTGATCCTGCGAAAAAATCATCGTATTTCCTCATGAATTTCCATTCACGGGAAAGCATGCAGATATTCGGACAGGACATTGTGCCGACGCCCGGTGTCTATGCGCATACGGTGAACGGAAAGATATATTATGGCGATAAGCGCCTGCGTCTCTGGGGTGTATGCCGCCACGAGAGTGAGAATCTTTTTACGGCTGAACGCATCAAGCGGCTTGGTTTCAATGCGGTGCGAATATGGGGTCCGCGGGAAACGGGATGGTACGACGATACATCGATAAAGACCCTGACCATGGCACCGTCGGGAGAGGGGACTGGCACCGCCGTTGACCGGTATGATCGTTTTTTTGCAGAATGCAAAAAGCTCGGGATGTTCGTTATGTTCCCCGGTCTGCACAGCATTCGCTTCCCCGATGCGCTGTTCGCGGATGATTGTTTTCTCCGCGGTAACGGTTCTGATTGGCAGGAGTGGAAATCGGCCATCGTTGAATCAAGAAAGGCAGGACTTGATAATAGGCATTATAGCTTTTTTGACGAACGGATGAAGCTGTACTTCTTCAACAGCGCAAAGAACGTCCTTGACCATGTGAATCCCTATACCGGGAAGCGGTATGCTGATGACGAGGCCATCTGCATGTATGAAGTGAATAATGAGAACGGGTTCATCCAGTGGATGCTCGTTGCCAATCGCATAGAAAAGATGCCGGCCT
Encoded proteins:
- a CDS encoding beta-galactosidase; the protein is MKSKALRGIAILSGAVLLTGSISYPQSVKDTVMKIYAKSDKIISSVVRKDVPYFGLGVTVAGANGDAYVPSKLFTFLIASKKDTASANSTQIALRNGKAYVGLMKLDTAKIPSDVDEAYFTFRPTYFDKSAGYSISFHRVLTPWDAAATWTRPTTAGNPWDGMKSSVDYDPQPFAQYSADAAVKSPAFAAGFAAALKKWASGEWVNDGFVMMISGDAIQMNMSTETNAKKSSTPGRADSVVLDGATSYALTINDAMINNLLIERKDLIDMSFILKIASIDGAVGDAALDLFRVTQNTDSPKSALDATPFISIPVKSLVHGDNSLSFTSAAVQWLNGTWENYGFVMKIRAAGSAPRVRVMTAAYDIDPAKKSSYFLMNFHSRESMQIFGQDIVPTPGVYAHTVNGKIYYGDKRLRLWGVCRHESENLFTAERIKRLGFNAVRIWGPRETGWYDDTSIKTLTMAPSGEGTGTAVDRYDRFFAECKKLGMFVMFPGLHSIRFPDALFADDCFLRGNGSDWQEWKSAIVESRKAGLDNRHYSFFDERMKLYFFNSAKNVLDHVNPYTGKRYADDEAICMYEVNNENGFIQWMLVANRIEKMPAYFKKKLMKRRSSWLKAKYTDDTAVVRAWGNVLPGESLATASYALAPVASDAAKYSKQRGDDFVEFMVSLVVNYNREFIEMCRSMAPKDIGINTAPFISDTEFMKNIPWLYANAAVSDAISFGIYSFTLSSSLTKPPAFYIVDHLTMKDKATVIYEFNAGRPNPYRTEWAYKMALLASWQDWDGAFFHYFTEPRGHGPKTGEDAMSHEEFLASKQWTPEPGKPQSASDASFGDGVDPAKYSAFAVAGRIFLS